A DNA window from Mesoplasma coleopterae contains the following coding sequences:
- the xseA gene encoding exodeoxyribonuclease VII large subunit, whose translation MENKIFSVAEISQIFKEAIEGSNYFKNIYVRGEVGNLSFNKSGHVYFSLKDNQSTIAAMIWKSNAHKLINLNVKEGMEITCYGRLTYYVPSGRVSFEVVDVSVEGKGDLQAIFEERLKEITALGWTDQSRKKPINRFAKNIGLITTDSGAAIKDLITTLKRRMPSVNIYLFPTMVQGETAKFDIAKKIQQANLFEPKLDILIVGRGGGSYEDLWTFNEMEVLKAIVDSSIPVISAVGHEPDITLSDYVADLRAATPTAAAELASISTEELLKELAYNYENQIRLFKNVYNNHQLKLEDLKKQNVLKINNKYDMQSLDLNYIEKSFINNIKNIIARNEMFIENIESKTALLDPKKPMDKGFGLIMSKDKQIINSIDKVAINQEIKLVLKDGEIETIIKGVKKNGK comes from the coding sequence ATGGAAAACAAAATATTTTCAGTAGCTGAAATAAGTCAAATATTTAAAGAAGCTATTGAAGGCAGTAATTATTTCAAAAATATATATGTCAGAGGAGAAGTAGGTAATCTATCTTTTAACAAATCAGGACATGTATATTTTTCTTTAAAAGATAATCAAAGTACAATAGCTGCAATGATATGAAAAAGCAATGCACATAAACTTATTAACCTAAATGTAAAAGAGGGAATGGAAATAACATGTTATGGAAGATTAACATATTATGTACCTAGTGGAAGAGTAAGTTTTGAAGTTGTTGATGTAAGTGTTGAAGGAAAAGGCGATCTTCAAGCTATTTTTGAAGAACGTTTAAAAGAAATAACTGCTTTAGGTTGAACAGATCAATCAAGAAAAAAACCAATTAATCGCTTTGCTAAAAATATAGGTTTAATTACTACTGATTCAGGAGCTGCTATTAAAGATTTAATAACAACTTTAAAAAGAAGAATGCCTTCAGTTAATATTTATTTATTTCCTACAATGGTTCAAGGAGAAACAGCTAAGTTTGATATAGCTAAAAAAATACAACAAGCAAATCTATTTGAACCTAAACTAGATATTCTTATTGTTGGTCGCGGTGGTGGAAGCTATGAAGACTTATGAACTTTCAATGAAATGGAAGTTTTAAAAGCAATAGTTGATTCGTCTATTCCAGTTATAAGTGCGGTTGGTCATGAACCTGATATTACATTAAGTGATTATGTTGCTGATTTAAGAGCAGCAACACCAACAGCGGCAGCTGAACTAGCTTCAATTAGTACTGAAGAACTTTTAAAAGAATTAGCATATAATTATGAAAACCAAATTCGATTATTTAAAAATGTTTATAACAATCATCAGTTAAAATTAGAAGACCTTAAAAAACAAAATGTTTTAAAGATTAATAATAAATATGATATGCAATCACTCGATTTAAATTACATTGAAAAAAGTTTTATTAATAATATTAAAAACATAATTGCACGCAATGAAATGTTTATTGAAAACATTGAATCAAAAACAGCTTTATTAGACCCTAAAAAGCCTATGGACAAAGGATTTGGACTAATAATGAGTAAAGATAAGCAAATAATCAATTCAATTGATAAGGTAG
- the nusB gene encoding transcription antitermination factor NusB, whose translation MSEQKLSMTKRRTYLVQMFYRYLLMDNDVNYIKQDILDETQEKLDVETTLIANNIAEKLSDLKNEIKKHLSSNWKWDRIPTYIQSVLIIGAYEIIFTPTPKAVTINELVNLVKENEVDFDYKFVNACLDKVIKL comes from the coding sequence ATGAGCGAACAAAAATTAAGTATGACTAAAAGACGTACATATTTAGTGCAAATGTTTTACAGATATTTATTAATGGATAATGATGTTAACTACATCAAGCAAGATATACTGGATGAAACACAAGAAAAATTAGATGTTGAAACAACTTTAATAGCAAATAATATTGCTGAAAAACTTTCAGATCTAAAAAATGAAATTAAAAAGCACTTAAGTTCAAATTGAAAATGAGATAGAATTCCAACATATATTCAATCAGTTTTAATTATTGGTGCTTATGAAATTATCTTTACTCCAACTCCAAAAGCTGTAACAATTAATGAATTAGTTAATTTAGTAAAAGAAAACGAAGTTGATTTTGATTACAAATTTGTAAATGCATGTTTAGATAAGGTTATAAAACTATAA
- a CDS encoding deoxyribonuclease IV codes for MKKPILGSHVGMSKTNKHGEYLIGSVNEAISYDANTLMFYTGAPQNSVRTATEKLHIEKFDQILKENNINKDHLVVHAPYIINISNPVNQTTWDFGVDFLKQEIKRCEEIGVKILVLHPGARLKGDYTDALNALVKGLNAVAATQNNVVIALETMAGKGTEVGLSLNDFKYVIDNVEQPDKVAVCLDTCHMHDAGYDFNDWDSIKKDINNTIGKEKVICFHLNDSKNPLLAHKDRHENIGYGYIGFDNLLKVLWDEEYIDVPKILETPYVENKAPYKEEIENLLNKKFTKKVK; via the coding sequence ATGAAAAAACCAATCTTAGGTAGTCATGTTGGAATGAGCAAAACTAATAAACATGGTGAATATTTAATCGGAAGTGTTAATGAAGCAATAAGTTATGATGCTAATACATTAATGTTTTATACTGGAGCACCTCAAAATTCAGTGCGTACAGCAACAGAGAAATTACATATTGAAAAATTTGATCAGATCTTGAAAGAAAATAACATTAATAAAGATCATTTAGTAGTTCATGCACCTTACATTATCAATATTTCAAATCCAGTTAACCAAACTACTTGAGATTTTGGTGTTGATTTTTTAAAACAAGAGATTAAAAGATGTGAAGAAATTGGAGTTAAGATTTTAGTTTTACATCCAGGAGCTAGACTAAAAGGTGATTATACAGATGCATTAAATGCATTAGTTAAAGGATTAAATGCTGTTGCTGCAACTCAAAATAATGTAGTTATTGCTTTAGAAACAATGGCTGGAAAAGGTACTGAGGTTGGATTATCATTAAACGATTTTAAATATGTAATTGATAATGTTGAACAACCAGATAAAGTAGCAGTTTGCTTAGACACATGCCATATGCATGATGCAGGTTATGATTTCAATGATTGAGATTCAATCAAAAAAGATATTAATAATACCATTGGTAAAGAAAAAGTTATTTGCTTCCATCTAAATGATTCAAAAAACCCTTTATTAGCACATAAAGATAGACATGAAAATATTGGATATGGTTATATTGGATTTGATAATCTTTTAAAAGTGCTTTGAGATGAAGAATATATTGATGTACCAAAAATTTTAGAAACTCCATATGTAGAAAATAAAGCTCCATATAAAGAAGAAATTGAAAACTTACTTAATAAAAAATTTACAAAAAAAGTTAAATAA
- a CDS encoding riboflavin kinase — MAIHYNEMLMMLWNLPETVAVFAEFDRWDENETNIIKKAKEENLKVILIQKETSNFKNIIPNNGIEQKATELDCEVVLWHSFNQEFNYERIKQDLNIKKAYILSNNIDLDKIKSAFMENKVISYDQNLNKQIIKSEILLKEGKIKEYKQLNGFNFGFKGFVEHGNHIGRTIDYPTANIVINDELKLKEAVYLTTTKLPNDEKLYPSISAYWTNKNGVNVFESHILDFDQDIYGWGIEVEIIDFIRESVKVNNLEELKELLNKDKECAIKHFKGE, encoded by the coding sequence ATGGCTATACATTATAATGAAATGCTAATGATGCTATGAAACCTACCTGAAACAGTAGCTGTTTTTGCAGAATTTGACAGATGGGATGAGAATGAAACAAATATAATTAAAAAAGCAAAGGAAGAGAATTTGAAAGTTATTTTAATTCAAAAAGAAACAAGTAACTTTAAAAATATTATTCCAAATAATGGAATAGAACAAAAGGCAACTGAATTAGACTGTGAAGTTGTTTTATGACATTCATTTAATCAAGAGTTCAATTATGAAAGAATTAAGCAGGATTTAAATATTAAAAAAGCTTATATTTTGAGCAATAATATTGATTTAGACAAAATAAAATCTGCTTTTATGGAAAATAAGGTAATCAGTTATGATCAAAATCTTAATAAGCAAATTATAAAAAGTGAAATACTTTTAAAAGAAGGAAAAATAAAAGAATATAAGCAATTAAATGGATTTAATTTTGGATTTAAGGGATTTGTTGAGCATGGTAACCATATTGGTAGAACAATTGATTATCCAACAGCAAATATCGTAATTAATGATGAATTGAAATTAAAAGAAGCAGTTTATTTAACAACAACTAAATTACCAAATGATGAAAAATTATATCCAAGTATTAGTGCTTATTGAACAAATAAAAATGGTGTTAATGTTTTTGAAAGTCATATTTTAGATTTTGACCAAGACATTTATGGTTGAGGAATAGAAGTTGAAATTATAGATTTTATTCGTGAGAGTGTTAAAGTAAATAATTTAGAAGAATTAAAAGAGTTATTGAACAAAGATAAAGAATGCGCAATAAAGCATTTTAAAGGAGAATAA
- a CDS encoding glycerol-3-phosphate acyltransferase — protein sequence MFPYLGIIIASIFGYLLGSVLWSVPVTKWVKGVSIYEVGSNNPGATNTVRILGKRWGLAVALLDGFKVLITAAFAIGLSMIPSELFSKTSYFIPCIFVLIGHCWPIWFKFKGGKAVSCFLGLLVVVNYLYFLIFFIVWWIFAFKYRKVSLSSIIGTATILLIMWLPWTYGVMGYSLFNGYDSFIDAWNNNIVFSFYNFFHKFSSEIHGINYADGMLTGQIIILVGMIILVVRHKTNIVKLKNKTEEPIYPKKTKEY from the coding sequence ATGTTTCCCTATTTAGGAATTATTATTGCTTCAATCTTTGGTTATTTATTAGGTAGTGTTCTTTGATCAGTCCCTGTTACTAAATGAGTTAAAGGTGTAAGTATTTACGAAGTTGGTTCAAACAACCCAGGAGCCACTAATACAGTTAGAATTTTAGGAAAAAGATGAGGTTTAGCAGTTGCTTTACTTGATGGATTTAAAGTTTTAATTACTGCTGCATTTGCTATTGGTCTTTCAATGATACCAAGTGAATTATTTAGCAAAACAAGTTATTTTATTCCTTGTATCTTTGTTTTAATTGGACACTGTTGACCTATTTGATTTAAATTCAAAGGTGGTAAAGCAGTTAGTTGTTTCTTGGGATTATTAGTTGTAGTTAATTATTTATACTTTTTAATTTTCTTTATTGTTTGATGAATATTTGCTTTCAAATATCGTAAAGTTAGTTTATCTTCAATTATTGGAACAGCAACTATCTTGTTAATAATGTGATTGCCTTGAACATATGGAGTAATGGGTTATAGTTTATTTAATGGTTATGATTCATTTATTGATGCTTGAAATAATAATATTGTTTTTAGTTTTTATAATTTTTTCCATAAGTTTTCTTCTGAAATACACGGAATTAACTATGCTGATGGAATGTTAACAGGTCAAATTATTATTTTAGTCGGAATGATTATTTTAGTTGTTAGACATAAAACAAACATTGTTAAATTAAAAAATAAAACTGAAGAACCAATTTACCCTAAAAAAACAAAAGAATACTAA
- a CDS encoding isochorismatase family protein: MNKALIIVDYQFDFVDPNGKLYVPTAETKKEYIEKLIQEFKANDNLVVATKDVHPVDHYSFSEWGPHCVVGTNGTDLYFNDSQVDMVIKKGTNKNTESYSAFFDEKGNSNNLDEYLKANKITSLTIVGVALEVCVKATFDHAIELGYQTVIDLKGCAGFQDKK; the protein is encoded by the coding sequence ATGAACAAAGCTTTAATAATAGTTGATTATCAATTTGATTTTGTTGATCCTAATGGAAAATTGTATGTACCAACTGCTGAAACTAAAAAAGAATATATAGAAAAATTAATTCAAGAATTTAAAGCAAATGATAATCTTGTTGTTGCAACTAAGGACGTTCATCCCGTTGATCATTACTCTTTTTCTGAATGAGGTCCACATTGTGTTGTTGGTACAAATGGTACTGATTTATATTTTAATGATTCACAAGTTGATATGGTTATTAAAAAAGGAACTAATAAAAATACAGAAAGTTATAGTGCTTTTTTTGATGAAAAAGGTAATTCAAATAATTTAGATGAATATTTAAAAGCAAATAAAATAACTAGTTTAACAATTGTTGGAGTTGCTTTAGAAGTATGTGTAAAAGCAACTTTTGATCATGCAATTGAATTAGGATATCAAACAGTGATAGATTTAAAAGGTTGTGCTGGATTTCAAGATAAAAAATAA
- a CDS encoding S1 RNA-binding domain-containing protein produces MNKVISVKISDIAPFGAFAIFELDGKQYKGLIHISEIANTFVNDINDFVKVGQDVEVLILELNDEKAQAKLSIKKVNA; encoded by the coding sequence ATGAACAAAGTTATCTCAGTTAAAATTTCTGATATTGCTCCTTTTGGTGCATTTGCTATTTTTGAATTAGACGGTAAACAATACAAAGGTTTAATTCATATTAGTGAAATTGCTAACACTTTTGTAAACGACATTAACGATTTCGTTAAAGTTGGTCAAGATGTTGAAGTTCTAATTTTAGAATTAAACGACGAAAAAGCTCAAGCAAAATTATCAATTAAAAAAGTTAACGCTTAA
- the guaA gene encoding glutamine-hydrolyzing GMP synthase, whose product MKNTQILILDFGSQYTQLLARRVREANIYTEVLPFDTSIEKIKEYPLLKGIILSGGPSSVYLQNAYKIDSEILNLDIAILGVCYGMQLLTQYFQGAVELADEQEFGKAIISIDDKSNLLFKNVDESSQVWMSHADHVTKLPKDFKQIAHSNASIAAISHNTKPIYGIQFHAEVTHSLQGKQMLENFLYDIAKCKKDWNLDDFIEQQIKEIREVVQDKQVILGLSGGVDSSVAAAIIGKAIGKQLTCIFVDTGLLRKNETTEVMKAYETNFDINIKLVDASDLFFSELKGIKEPEAKRKVIGKCFIDVFTDAARQYKDADFLAQGTIYPDVIESSSHGASSKTIKSHHNVGGLPEDLKFKLIEPLRNLFKDEVRQVGFKLGLPEEMVNRHPFPGPGLGIRVIEEVTKEKVEILQEVDAIFIKKLREWNLYNSVSQAFVTLLPVKTVGVMGDNRTYDYVVALRSVNTIDFMTATSTHLPWEFLDEVVNEIINKVDNVNRVVYDVTSKPPGTIEWE is encoded by the coding sequence ATGAAAAATACTCAAATCTTGATTTTAGATTTTGGAAGTCAATATACACAGTTATTAGCTAGAAGAGTTAGAGAAGCTAATATTTATACAGAAGTTTTACCTTTTGATACATCAATTGAAAAAATTAAAGAATATCCACTACTAAAAGGTATCATTCTTTCTGGTGGACCTTCAAGTGTATATTTACAAAATGCTTATAAAATAGATTCTGAAATCTTAAATTTAGATATTGCTATTTTAGGTGTATGTTATGGTATGCAATTATTAACTCAATATTTTCAAGGTGCTGTTGAATTAGCTGATGAACAAGAATTTGGTAAAGCTATTATATCAATTGATGATAAATCTAATCTTCTTTTCAAAAATGTTGATGAAAGTTCACAAGTTTGAATGAGCCATGCTGATCACGTAACTAAATTACCAAAAGATTTTAAACAAATTGCACATTCTAACGCAAGTATTGCAGCCATTTCTCATAATACTAAACCAATTTATGGTATTCAATTCCATGCTGAAGTTACTCATTCTTTACAAGGTAAACAAATGTTAGAAAACTTCTTATATGATATAGCAAAATGTAAAAAAGACTGAAATCTTGATGATTTTATTGAACAACAAATTAAAGAAATTAGAGAAGTTGTTCAGGATAAACAAGTTATTTTAGGATTAAGTGGTGGAGTTGATTCATCTGTTGCTGCAGCAATCATTGGTAAAGCAATTGGTAAACAATTAACTTGTATTTTTGTTGATACAGGTTTATTAAGAAAAAATGAAACAACTGAAGTAATGAAAGCATATGAAACTAACTTTGACATTAATATTAAATTAGTTGATGCAAGTGATCTTTTCTTTTCTGAATTAAAAGGAATTAAAGAACCTGAAGCTAAAAGAAAAGTTATTGGTAAATGTTTTATAGATGTTTTCACTGATGCAGCTAGACAATATAAAGATGCTGATTTCTTAGCACAAGGAACTATTTATCCTGATGTTATTGAATCTTCTTCTCATGGAGCTAGCTCTAAAACAATTAAATCTCATCACAATGTTGGTGGATTACCAGAAGATTTAAAATTTAAATTAATTGAACCTTTAAGAAACTTATTTAAAGATGAAGTTAGACAAGTTGGTTTTAAATTAGGTTTACCAGAAGAAATGGTTAATCGTCATCCTTTCCCAGGACCTGGCTTAGGAATTAGAGTTATTGAAGAAGTAACTAAAGAAAAAGTTGAAATTTTACAAGAAGTAGATGCTATTTTTATTAAAAAATTAAGAGAGTGAAATTTATATAATTCAGTTTCACAAGCCTTTGTTACTTTACTACCAGTTAAAACTGTTGGGGTAATGGGTGATAATCGTACTTATGATTATGTTGTTGCTTTAAGAAGTGTCAATACAATTGATTTTATGACAGCAACTAGCACACATCTTCCTTGAGAATTTTTAGATGAAGTAGTAAATGAAATAATAAATAAAGTAGATAATGTTAATCGAGTAGTTTATGATGTTACATCTAAACCTCCAGGAACAATAGAATGGGAATAA
- the guaB gene encoding IMP dehydrogenase: MGIRIMNKDLNGKIINEAITFDDVLLVPNYSEVLPHEVCLKTKLTKNIELNIPIISAAMDTVTESELAIAIASIGGIGIIHKNLTIEQQANEIRIVKSIKPTDEYPNACIDANGFLRVGGAVGVNDETLTRVESLISAGIDVLVVDSAHGHSKGIIDVVKAIRTKYPNLDIIAGNICTVEGAEALYKAGADCVKVGIGPGSICTTRVVAGVGVPQITAINDVYNWSINKDVTLIADGGIKYSGDVVKALAAGAHSVMLGSMLAGTEEAPGQEVIINNKRYKTYVGMGSLAAMKRGSSDRYFQKGAKKLVPEGIEAVVPFKGTLEEVIFQLVGGLRSGMGYTGSNTIDTLRHNAKFVKITGASLKESHPHDVEISAEAPNYK; encoded by the coding sequence ATGGGAATAAGAATTATGAATAAAGATCTAAATGGAAAAATTATAAATGAGGCTATTACTTTTGATGATGTACTATTAGTACCTAATTACTCAGAAGTTTTACCACATGAAGTTTGTTTAAAAACTAAATTGACTAAAAATATTGAATTAAATATTCCTATCATTTCTGCTGCAATGGATACAGTTACTGAATCTGAGTTAGCAATTGCAATTGCAAGTATTGGTGGTATTGGCATTATTCATAAAAATTTAACAATTGAACAACAAGCAAATGAAATTAGAATAGTTAAATCAATTAAACCTACAGATGAATATCCAAATGCTTGTATTGATGCTAATGGATTTTTAAGAGTTGGTGGTGCTGTTGGAGTTAATGATGAAACTTTAACGCGTGTAGAGAGTCTAATTTCAGCTGGTATTGATGTTTTAGTAGTTGATTCAGCACATGGTCATAGTAAAGGTATTATTGATGTTGTAAAAGCAATTAGAACTAAATATCCTAACTTAGATATTATTGCTGGTAACATTTGTACAGTTGAAGGTGCTGAAGCCCTTTATAAAGCTGGAGCTGATTGTGTTAAAGTTGGAATCGGTCCTGGAAGTATTTGTACAACTAGAGTGGTTGCTGGAGTTGGAGTACCTCAAATTACAGCAATTAATGATGTTTACAATTGATCTATTAATAAAGATGTAACTTTAATTGCAGATGGTGGAATTAAATACTCTGGTGATGTTGTTAAAGCTTTAGCAGCGGGTGCTCATTCTGTAATGTTAGGAAGTATGTTAGCTGGAACTGAAGAAGCTCCTGGTCAAGAAGTTATTATTAATAATAAAAGATATAAAACTTATGTTGGTATGGGTTCATTAGCAGCAATGAAACGTGGAAGTAGTGATCGTTACTTCCAAAAGGGAGCTAAAAAATTAGTTCCTGAAGGAATCGAAGCTGTTGTTCCTTTCAAAGGGACTTTAGAAGAAGTTATTTTTCAATTGGTTGGTGGTTTAAGAAGTGGAATGGGTTACACTGGTTCTAATACAATAGATACTTTAAGACACAATGCTAAATTTGTTAAAATAACTGGAGCTAGTTTAAAAGAATCTCATCCTCATGATGTAGAAATTTCAGCTGAAGCTCCTAATTATAAATAA